A genome region from Alicyclobacillus acidocaldarius subsp. acidocaldarius DSM 446 includes the following:
- a CDS encoding electron transfer flavoprotein subunit beta/FixA family protein, whose translation MHVVVLMKQTFDTEERIRLVDGKIAEDGVKWIINPYDEYAVEEAIQLKEKQGATVTVVSVGNDNTTQALRTALAMGADEAVLIEAPELSDERAIAKAIVAYLKDKSFDVLLAGNFSVDNGAGQVAIRVAHELGLPHIAAVTQLTIEGNQATGVREIDGDVQTVTATLPALFTAQQGLNEPRYPSLPNIMKAKKKPLTTLTLSDLGLSNDDVAAKVERVEVTLPPKRQAGQKITGTPDEQAEQLAEILVKALR comes from the coding sequence ATGCATGTCGTGGTACTCATGAAGCAGACATTCGACACCGAAGAGCGCATCCGGCTCGTGGATGGCAAGATTGCGGAAGACGGCGTCAAATGGATCATCAACCCGTACGACGAGTACGCCGTCGAAGAAGCGATTCAGTTGAAGGAGAAACAAGGCGCCACGGTGACCGTCGTCAGCGTGGGCAACGACAACACGACGCAGGCCCTGCGCACGGCACTCGCCATGGGGGCTGACGAAGCCGTGCTCATCGAAGCGCCGGAACTCAGCGACGAGCGCGCGATTGCCAAGGCCATTGTCGCCTACTTGAAGGACAAGTCGTTTGACGTGCTCCTCGCAGGCAACTTCTCCGTCGACAACGGAGCAGGTCAGGTGGCCATCCGCGTCGCACATGAACTGGGTCTCCCCCACATCGCCGCAGTCACGCAGCTGACCATCGAGGGCAATCAGGCGACCGGCGTCCGGGAGATCGACGGCGATGTCCAGACCGTGACCGCGACGCTTCCGGCCCTGTTCACCGCTCAACAGGGTTTGAACGAGCCGCGCTATCCGTCGCTTCCCAACATTATGAAGGCCAAGAAGAAACCGCTTACCACCCTCACCCTGTCGGATCTCGGCCTGTCGAACGACGACGTGGCCGCAAAAGTCGAGCGCGTCGAGGTGACCCTGCCGCCGAAGCGCCAGGCTGGACAGAAGATCACCGGCACCCCGGACGAGCAGGCGGAGCAGTTGGCGGAGATTCTCGTGAAGGCGCTTCGCTAA
- a CDS encoding TetR/AcrR family transcriptional regulator, producing the protein MTSGLAEKRREKYEAILKAALKMFAEHGFFNSQVSKIAREAGVADGTIYLYFKNKEDILISLFREKLGSLVRKFHEHVHEDDRADEAIRKICELHFTELEKDVQLAKVTQLELRQSSRELHSEISKALKPYIQLIEDVLVRGIEQGIFRRDLDVKLTRLLIFGAMDEVVSSWLISGRRYSLSAQVDKTVDFFLRGLRA; encoded by the coding sequence ATGACAAGTGGATTGGCGGAGAAAAGGAGAGAAAAGTACGAGGCAATCCTCAAAGCGGCGCTGAAAATGTTTGCGGAACACGGTTTCTTCAATTCGCAGGTGTCCAAAATTGCCCGCGAGGCGGGCGTAGCGGACGGGACCATTTATCTGTACTTTAAAAACAAGGAGGACATCTTGATCTCCTTGTTTCGGGAGAAGCTCGGCAGTCTCGTGCGCAAGTTCCACGAGCACGTGCACGAGGACGATCGCGCGGACGAAGCCATCCGCAAGATCTGCGAGCTTCATTTCACCGAACTCGAGAAGGATGTTCAACTCGCCAAAGTCACGCAGCTTGAGCTCCGCCAGAGTTCGCGCGAATTGCACAGCGAGATCAGCAAGGCGCTGAAACCTTATATTCAGCTGATTGAGGACGTGCTGGTGCGGGGGATCGAACAAGGCATCTTCCGCCGCGACTTGGACGTGAAGCTCACGCGGTTGTTGATCTTTGGCGCCATGGACGAGGTGGTATCGTCCTGGCTCATCTCGGGCAGGCGGTATTCCCTGTCGGCCCAAGTCGACAAAACCGTCGACTTCTTTCTCCGAGGTCTTCGCGCCTGA
- a CDS encoding (Fe-S)-binding protein, translating to MLLAVNDIAFAIAVAYALYLFGTVVYRRYRYVMLGKPVPLDLRPEFGEFMAQVFGQKKLFKDKKSGAMHFVMFYGFIVLQFGALDIIVKGLTLGRHIPYPAYETFSFTQEWVAILVLAATAYAAYRRYGERVKRLKRGFKPSIVLILISSLMICVLMDLSFERVWQQEPSAWWAPISSLIASALWGVGPKGGEIGFYVFWWLHLIVLLTFLVYVPQSKHFHLMVAPINIWLHRKGAPGRLRPLNLEDENAESFGVGKVEDFERKQMIDFFACVECGRCTNSCPASNTGKPLSPMHLIVKMRDHLIEKGMAQTGLKAFEPSFLLPKREGMAHKMVSGGEDVSFPEGVVTDIEPTFHWQQEEWRLTEADPTELSLIGDVITEEEIWACTTCRNCEDQCPVGNEHVDKIIDLRRYLVLMEGSMPKEAQRAMQNIERQGNPWGLSRKDRAQWMEGLDVPVPTVHENPDFEYLFFVGSMGSYDRRARKVTHAVVRLLHEAGVNFAVLGDEENGSGDTPRRLGNEMLFQQLAMENIATFQQYGVRKIVTACPHTFNTLKNEYPDFGLEGVEVYHHTQLLAQLVREGKLRPTHPLNERIVYHDACYLGRYNGVFDAPRDILKAIPGVELVEMERNRENAMCCGAGGGRMWIEETRGKRINLARTQQALATNPTVIGSACPYCLTMMEDGTKLTETDDRVKARDVAELLAASVFGEDLRQPTEDEEVQAG from the coding sequence GTGTTGCTGGCTGTCAATGATATCGCCTTCGCGATCGCGGTCGCGTATGCGCTTTATCTGTTTGGCACCGTCGTCTATCGGCGATATCGGTATGTCATGTTAGGGAAGCCCGTCCCCTTGGACCTGCGTCCGGAATTCGGAGAATTCATGGCGCAGGTGTTTGGACAGAAGAAGTTGTTCAAGGACAAGAAGAGCGGCGCGATGCACTTCGTCATGTTCTATGGGTTTATCGTGCTCCAGTTCGGCGCGCTCGACATCATCGTCAAAGGACTCACGCTTGGGCGGCACATTCCTTATCCCGCCTACGAGACGTTCTCGTTCACGCAGGAGTGGGTGGCCATCCTCGTACTCGCCGCGACGGCCTACGCGGCCTACCGCCGCTACGGCGAGCGCGTGAAGCGTCTGAAGCGCGGGTTCAAGCCGAGCATCGTCCTCATCCTCATCTCGAGTTTGATGATCTGCGTCCTCATGGACCTGTCCTTCGAGCGCGTCTGGCAACAGGAGCCGAGCGCGTGGTGGGCGCCTATCTCGTCTCTCATCGCTTCGGCCCTGTGGGGCGTCGGCCCGAAAGGCGGGGAAATTGGCTTCTACGTCTTTTGGTGGTTGCATCTGATCGTACTGCTGACGTTCCTGGTGTACGTGCCGCAGTCGAAGCACTTTCACCTCATGGTAGCGCCCATCAACATCTGGCTCCATCGCAAGGGAGCGCCCGGCCGACTTCGTCCCCTGAATCTTGAGGACGAAAACGCGGAGTCGTTCGGCGTCGGCAAGGTGGAGGACTTCGAGCGCAAGCAGATGATCGATTTCTTTGCATGCGTGGAGTGCGGGCGGTGCACCAATTCGTGCCCCGCTTCCAACACGGGCAAGCCACTCTCTCCGATGCACCTGATTGTCAAGATGCGCGATCACCTCATCGAGAAGGGGATGGCGCAGACAGGCCTGAAGGCGTTCGAGCCGAGTTTTCTCTTGCCCAAGCGCGAAGGTATGGCGCACAAGATGGTGTCCGGCGGAGAAGATGTTTCCTTCCCTGAGGGCGTCGTCACGGACATCGAGCCCACCTTCCATTGGCAGCAGGAGGAGTGGCGGCTCACGGAGGCCGATCCGACGGAACTCTCGCTCATTGGCGACGTGATCACGGAAGAGGAGATCTGGGCCTGCACGACCTGCCGCAACTGCGAGGATCAGTGCCCGGTCGGCAACGAGCATGTCGATAAGATCATCGATCTGCGCCGTTACCTCGTGTTGATGGAGGGCAGCATGCCCAAGGAAGCCCAGCGCGCCATGCAGAACATCGAGCGCCAGGGCAACCCGTGGGGGTTGAGCCGCAAGGATCGGGCTCAATGGATGGAGGGCCTGGACGTTCCGGTCCCGACCGTCCACGAAAACCCGGATTTCGAATATCTGTTCTTCGTCGGCTCCATGGGCTCGTACGACCGGCGGGCGCGCAAAGTCACGCATGCCGTGGTGAGATTGCTGCACGAGGCGGGTGTGAACTTCGCGGTGCTCGGTGATGAGGAGAATGGTTCGGGTGATACGCCGCGTCGCCTTGGCAATGAGATGCTGTTCCAACAGCTTGCCATGGAGAACATCGCGACGTTTCAACAATATGGGGTGCGCAAGATTGTGACCGCGTGCCCGCACACGTTCAACACGCTGAAAAACGAGTACCCGGATTTCGGGCTCGAAGGTGTGGAGGTGTATCACCACACGCAATTGCTCGCCCAGTTGGTTCGCGAGGGCAAGCTCCGCCCGACGCATCCGCTGAACGAGCGGATCGTCTACCACGACGCCTGCTATCTGGGCCGCTACAACGGCGTGTTCGACGCGCCGCGCGACATCCTGAAGGCCATCCCCGGGGTGGAACTCGTGGAGATGGAGCGGAATCGCGAAAACGCGATGTGCTGCGGCGCGGGTGGTGGGCGGATGTGGATTGAGGAGACCCGCGGCAAGCGGATCAATCTCGCGCGCACCCAGCAGGCGCTCGCGACGAATCCGACCGTCATCGGCAGCGCGTGTCCGTACTGCCTGACCATGATGGAGGACGGGACGAAGCTGACCGAGACGGACGATCGCGTCAAGGCGCGCGATGTGGCCGAGTTGCTCGCCGCGTCGGTCTTCGGAGAAGACCTTCGCCAACCGACCGAAGATGAGGAGGTTCAAGCCGGATGA
- a CDS encoding 3-hydroxyacyl-CoA dehydrogenase/enoyl-CoA hydratase family protein, translated as MRQIRRAAVIGSGVMGAQIAAHLANVGIPSLLLDLVPQELTAEEQKKGLSLDHPAVRNRLATEAIRRLNKLSPAPLFRADYAKLITPGNLEDDLHRICEVDWVIEVIVESLEPKRQLLERIERYWHEGMIVSTNTSGISINAMVEGRSEAFRRHFLGTHFFNPPRYMKLLEVIPGRDTDPAIVEFMRDFGTERLGKGVVLAKDTPNFIANRIGTYGLLVTVEEMQKGGFTVEEVDAITGPALGRPKSATFRTLDLVGIDTFVHVANNVRQNVTDPQEQRAFEVPEAIQKLVERGWLGEKSGQGFYKRVKQNGQRQILVLDLDTFEYREQKKIASSALEASKQAKGAAGKAKALLQGGDRYAELAWNIVKRVLVYSAEKLGEIADTIQDIDAAMRWGFNWELGPFELWDALGLVETAERMRAEGLRLPSWVEDWIAAGHRAFYEEKDGKLTMPVNGKPEPVRVPAGVIDLAALKKAGKVIAQNTGASLIDLGDGVACLEFHSQNNAIGPDILTMIEKSVAIAEKDFAGLVIANQGKNFCVGANLMLILMAAQEGDWDEIDLSIRQFHRAMLALRYSQVPVVAAPHRMTLGGGVEVCLASSRVLPAAETYFGLVEVGVGVIPGGGGCKETARRVAESVGPEDDLVPALARMFQAIGTAKVSTSGAEALAMGWLRETDRVVVNDDLRISAAKAEVLRMAEIGYTAPPKAKEIRVAGRDGKATLQMAARSMWNGGYITDYDLHIAYKLAHVLAGGDVPAGSLVSEDYLLDLEREAFLSLCGEPKTIQRMQHMLATGKPLRN; from the coding sequence ATGAGACAAATTCGCCGAGCTGCCGTCATTGGTTCCGGCGTGATGGGGGCGCAAATTGCCGCTCATCTCGCCAACGTGGGCATTCCGAGCCTGCTGTTGGACCTCGTTCCGCAAGAGTTGACTGCGGAAGAACAAAAGAAAGGTTTGTCGCTCGATCACCCAGCGGTTCGCAACCGCCTGGCGACGGAGGCCATCCGTAGGCTGAACAAGCTCAGCCCGGCGCCCTTGTTCCGCGCCGACTACGCGAAACTCATCACGCCTGGAAACCTCGAGGACGACCTGCATCGGATCTGCGAGGTCGACTGGGTGATTGAGGTCATCGTGGAGAGCCTCGAGCCCAAGCGCCAACTGCTCGAGCGCATCGAGCGATACTGGCACGAGGGCATGATTGTGAGCACCAACACGTCGGGCATCTCCATCAACGCGATGGTCGAGGGGCGAAGCGAGGCGTTCCGCCGACACTTCCTCGGCACGCACTTCTTCAATCCTCCGCGCTACATGAAGCTGTTGGAGGTCATTCCTGGCCGGGATACGGATCCCGCCATCGTGGAGTTCATGCGCGACTTTGGAACGGAGCGCCTCGGCAAAGGCGTGGTGTTGGCGAAAGACACGCCGAACTTCATCGCCAATCGCATCGGCACCTACGGCCTCTTGGTGACCGTGGAGGAGATGCAAAAGGGCGGCTTCACCGTTGAGGAGGTCGACGCCATCACCGGTCCGGCCCTCGGGCGCCCGAAGAGCGCGACCTTCCGCACGCTGGATCTCGTCGGGATCGACACGTTTGTCCACGTGGCCAACAACGTGCGTCAGAACGTGACCGATCCACAGGAACAGCGGGCGTTTGAGGTGCCAGAGGCCATCCAGAAGCTCGTGGAGCGCGGATGGCTCGGCGAGAAGAGCGGACAAGGCTTTTATAAGCGCGTGAAGCAAAACGGCCAGCGCCAGATCCTCGTGCTCGATCTCGACACGTTCGAGTACCGCGAGCAAAAGAAGATCGCTTCGTCGGCGCTCGAGGCCTCGAAGCAGGCCAAAGGGGCGGCCGGAAAGGCGAAGGCGCTCCTCCAGGGCGGCGATCGGTACGCAGAACTCGCGTGGAACATCGTCAAGCGCGTGCTCGTGTACTCGGCCGAGAAACTGGGCGAGATCGCGGACACGATTCAGGACATCGACGCCGCGATGCGCTGGGGATTCAACTGGGAGCTCGGGCCGTTTGAACTCTGGGACGCGCTCGGGCTGGTGGAGACTGCCGAGCGGATGCGCGCGGAAGGGCTCAGGCTGCCCTCATGGGTCGAGGACTGGATTGCTGCGGGGCATCGCGCCTTCTACGAAGAGAAAGACGGCAAGCTGACCATGCCGGTGAACGGCAAGCCTGAGCCTGTTCGGGTGCCGGCTGGGGTGATCGATCTCGCCGCGCTGAAGAAGGCAGGCAAGGTCATCGCGCAGAACACCGGCGCGAGCCTCATCGACCTGGGCGACGGGGTCGCGTGCCTGGAGTTCCATTCGCAGAACAACGCCATTGGCCCCGACATTCTGACGATGATCGAAAAGAGCGTGGCCATCGCGGAGAAAGACTTCGCGGGCCTGGTCATCGCGAACCAGGGCAAGAACTTCTGCGTCGGCGCGAACCTCATGCTCATCCTGATGGCAGCGCAGGAGGGCGACTGGGACGAAATTGATCTCTCCATCCGCCAGTTCCACCGCGCCATGCTTGCGCTTCGCTACAGCCAAGTGCCGGTGGTGGCGGCGCCTCATCGGATGACGCTCGGCGGCGGCGTCGAAGTGTGCCTGGCGTCGTCGAGGGTGCTGCCGGCCGCGGAGACCTATTTCGGGTTGGTCGAGGTGGGCGTCGGCGTCATTCCGGGCGGCGGCGGCTGCAAGGAGACGGCGCGCCGCGTGGCGGAATCGGTCGGCCCCGAAGACGATCTCGTCCCCGCTCTAGCCCGCATGTTCCAGGCCATCGGCACCGCCAAGGTGTCGACGAGTGGCGCCGAGGCCCTGGCGATGGGCTGGCTGCGCGAGACGGATCGCGTGGTGGTGAACGACGACCTGCGCATCTCGGCCGCGAAGGCGGAGGTGCTTCGCATGGCTGAGATTGGCTACACCGCGCCGCCGAAGGCGAAGGAAATTCGCGTCGCGGGCCGCGACGGCAAGGCGACCTTGCAGATGGCCGCGCGCAGCATGTGGAACGGTGGCTACATCACGGATTACGACCTCCACATCGCCTACAAGCTCGCGCATGTGCTGGCGGGCGGCGACGTGCCGGCGGGCTCCCTCGTGAGCGAGGACTACCTGCTCGATCTCGAGCGCGAGGCGTTCCTCAGCCTGTGCGGAGAGCCGAAGACCATCCAGCGCATGCAGCACATGCTCGCCACCGGGAAGCCGCTTCGCAACTGA
- a CDS encoding acetyl-CoA C-acyltransferase yields the protein MREAVIVSVARTPVGKAKRGVFRHTRVEDLGRAAVRAAVERAKGLDPAEIEDVVIGCAMPEGEQGLNVARIISMYSGLPETVPAMTINRFCSSGLQAIAIAAERVMLGHAEVALAGGVETMSHVPMSGFKPSPHPDILLEMPDIYISMGHTAENVAKRFGVSREDQDRFAYESHQKAYAAQQAGKFDDEIVPVETKVWDIDEEGRPHEKTIRVTQDEGVRKDTTPEALASLRPAFSVGGTVTAGNASQMSDGAAAAVVMTAEKAQQLGLKPLATFKSFAVTGCDPAIMGIGPVGAIPKALKLAGLSLADIDLFEINEAFASQCLQVIRSLDIDPAKVNVNGGAIALGHPLGCTGAKLTATLIHELRRRGGGYGVVSMCIGGGMGAAGVFEVHKP from the coding sequence ATGCGGGAAGCTGTGATTGTTTCGGTTGCACGCACGCCGGTCGGAAAGGCCAAGCGCGGTGTGTTTCGCCATACGCGGGTGGAGGACCTCGGGCGCGCCGCGGTGCGTGCCGCGGTGGAGCGCGCGAAGGGGCTCGATCCCGCCGAGATCGAGGACGTCGTCATCGGCTGCGCCATGCCGGAAGGCGAACAGGGCCTGAACGTGGCGCGCATCATCTCCATGTACAGCGGGTTGCCGGAGACCGTGCCCGCGATGACCATCAACCGCTTTTGTTCGTCCGGCCTTCAGGCCATTGCCATCGCGGCCGAGCGCGTGATGCTCGGGCACGCGGAGGTCGCGCTCGCGGGCGGCGTGGAGACCATGAGCCACGTCCCGATGAGCGGCTTCAAGCCGTCGCCGCACCCGGACATTTTGCTCGAGATGCCGGACATCTACATCTCCATGGGGCACACCGCGGAGAACGTCGCAAAGCGATTTGGGGTGAGCCGCGAAGATCAGGATCGGTTCGCGTACGAGAGCCATCAGAAGGCGTACGCGGCGCAGCAGGCGGGCAAGTTTGACGACGAGATCGTCCCCGTGGAGACGAAGGTGTGGGACATCGACGAGGAGGGACGCCCGCACGAGAAGACCATCCGGGTCACGCAGGATGAGGGCGTCCGGAAAGATACGACGCCCGAGGCCTTGGCGTCGCTCCGGCCGGCGTTCTCCGTCGGCGGAACCGTCACGGCGGGAAACGCCTCGCAGATGAGCGACGGCGCTGCGGCCGCGGTCGTCATGACGGCTGAAAAGGCGCAGCAACTGGGGCTCAAGCCGCTCGCCACATTCAAGAGCTTCGCGGTCACGGGATGCGATCCGGCCATCATGGGCATCGGTCCGGTGGGCGCCATCCCGAAGGCGCTGAAGCTGGCGGGTCTTTCGCTCGCGGACATCGATCTCTTCGAGATCAACGAGGCCTTCGCGTCGCAGTGCCTGCAGGTGATCCGGTCGCTCGACATCGATCCAGCCAAGGTCAACGTCAACGGCGGCGCCATCGCGCTGGGGCATCCGCTCGGCTGCACGGGTGCGAAGCTGACCGCCACCCTGATCCACGAGCTGCGCCGGCGCGGCGGCGGTTACGGCGTCGTGTCGATGTGCATCGGCGGCGGCATGGGCGCTGCCGGCGTATTCGAAGTTCACAAACCCTGA
- a CDS encoding acyl-CoA dehydrogenase family protein, with translation MENKTIVKGGAFIMEELEPSAVVTPEGFTEEQKMIAETTKNFVESEVVPHHEEIESLNYELTVKLLRKAADLGLLSAEVPEAYGGLGLDKVSATLINEHVSRGGSFGLSFGAHTGIGTLPIVYFGNEEQKKKYLPKLASGEWIGAYCLTEPNSGSDALSARTTAKLSEDGKYYILNGTKQYITNAGFADVFVVYAKVDGQHFSAFIVERTMPGVSFGPEEQKMGIKGSSTRQVILEDVKVPVENLLFEVGKGHQIAFNILNIGRFKLGAGALGGSKVALETSAKYANERKQFGKKLSEFPLIQRKLARMNTQIYALESVVYRTAGLLDAILETVDVTKPDSGVQSAKAIAEYAIECSINKVFGSEVLDFVVDEAVQIHGGAGFIKEYGVEQMYRDARINRIFEGTNEINRMLIPGTMLRRAMKGELPLFQKAQALQAELMQMVPGLTPPGGVLAEEKQLIENMKKVFLMVGGLAAQALQARVNDEQEILANLADIAIQAFAAESAYLRAMQQVESSGEAQAALKIAMTRAFVQDAVAKVEQAAKESLAHVSQGDALKMQLSILKRLTRRSELDVIALDREIAKRVVEAEGYVC, from the coding sequence ATGGAAAACAAGACCATTGTCAAGGGCGGCGCGTTCATCATGGAGGAGCTGGAGCCGTCCGCAGTGGTAACGCCGGAAGGCTTCACCGAGGAACAGAAGATGATCGCGGAGACGACGAAGAACTTCGTCGAGTCGGAAGTCGTTCCGCATCACGAGGAGATTGAATCGCTCAACTACGAGCTGACGGTGAAACTGTTGCGCAAGGCGGCCGATCTCGGCCTTTTGTCCGCCGAAGTGCCGGAAGCGTATGGCGGACTCGGCCTTGACAAGGTGAGCGCGACCCTCATCAACGAGCACGTGTCCCGCGGCGGATCGTTCGGCCTTTCCTTCGGCGCTCACACCGGCATTGGCACGCTGCCGATTGTCTACTTCGGCAACGAGGAGCAGAAGAAGAAGTACCTGCCGAAGCTCGCGAGCGGTGAGTGGATCGGCGCGTACTGCCTGACGGAGCCTAACTCTGGATCCGATGCACTCAGTGCAAGAACGACAGCCAAGTTGTCGGAAGATGGAAAGTACTATATCCTGAATGGCACGAAGCAATATATCACCAACGCGGGTTTCGCGGACGTGTTTGTGGTGTACGCGAAGGTCGACGGCCAGCACTTCAGCGCGTTCATCGTCGAACGGACCATGCCCGGCGTGAGTTTCGGACCGGAAGAGCAGAAGATGGGCATCAAGGGCTCTTCGACGCGCCAGGTCATCCTCGAGGACGTGAAGGTGCCCGTGGAGAACCTGCTGTTTGAGGTGGGGAAGGGGCATCAAATCGCGTTCAACATTCTGAACATTGGCCGCTTCAAGCTGGGCGCGGGTGCCCTCGGCGGGTCGAAGGTTGCGCTCGAGACGTCGGCGAAGTACGCGAACGAGCGGAAGCAATTCGGGAAGAAGCTGTCCGAATTCCCGCTGATTCAGCGCAAGCTGGCGAGGATGAACACCCAGATCTACGCGCTGGAGAGCGTCGTGTACCGCACCGCCGGACTGCTCGACGCCATCCTCGAGACCGTGGACGTGACCAAACCCGATTCGGGCGTCCAGTCGGCGAAGGCCATTGCGGAGTACGCCATCGAGTGCTCCATCAACAAGGTCTTTGGCTCTGAAGTCCTGGACTTCGTCGTGGACGAGGCCGTACAGATCCATGGTGGAGCCGGCTTCATCAAAGAATACGGCGTGGAACAGATGTATCGAGATGCACGTATCAACCGGATCTTCGAGGGCACGAACGAGATTAACCGGATGCTCATCCCCGGCACGATGCTGCGGCGCGCGATGAAGGGCGAATTGCCGCTGTTCCAGAAGGCGCAGGCGCTGCAGGCGGAGCTCATGCAGATGGTCCCTGGCCTGACACCGCCCGGGGGCGTGCTGGCCGAAGAGAAGCAGCTCATCGAGAACATGAAGAAGGTCTTCCTCATGGTCGGTGGCCTGGCTGCGCAGGCGCTGCAGGCGCGCGTGAACGACGAACAAGAGATCTTGGCGAACCTGGCGGACATCGCGATTCAGGCCTTCGCGGCGGAGAGCGCGTACCTGCGGGCGATGCAGCAGGTGGAGTCGTCGGGCGAGGCGCAGGCCGCGCTGAAAATCGCGATGACGCGCGCGTTTGTGCAGGACGCCGTGGCGAAGGTGGAGCAGGCGGCGAAGGAGAGCTTGGCGCACGTAAGCCAGGGAGATGCGCTGAAGATGCAACTGTCCATCCTGAAGCGGCTGACGCGCCGTTCGGAGCTCGACGTCATTGCGCTGGATCGCGAGATTGCAAAGCGCGTGGTGGAGGCCGAAGGGTACGTCTGCTGA
- a CDS encoding long-chain-fatty-acid--CoA ligase, whose product MERPWLKHYPPEVPSTYEYPRENLASFLLHSAEAYPDRPALWFFGYKMTYRELLDACCRFANAMRAIPLNKGDRLAIMLPNCPQAVIAYYGALLAGLTVVQHNPMYTPRELKHQLEDCGARVLVTLDELWPRVEAVEGELPVEHYVVTSIRDYLPPVKSLLYPLQQSRQGGVPKVPYGTRVLAWKHCLANASAELPKVEVDPMEDIALIQYTGGTTGVPKGAMLTHYNLVANAIQSALWTYKLQRGKERYLAVLPFFHVFGMTVLMNQSMYTGGMLILVPRFQAEQVLKLIHEFKPTVFPGTPTMYIALMNHPDRPRYDLSSIEVCVSGAAPLPHEVQAQWEKLTGGKLVEGYGLTEASPITHANNFWAERKPGSIGIPFPDTDAQVVDPDGNPLPVGEIGELAVRGPQVMKGYWNRPDETASVLRNGWLFTGDLAKMDEDGYFYIVDRKKDIIIAGGYNIYPREVEEVLYEHPAVAEAAVVGVEDPYRGQTVKAFIQLKPGMQVTEQELDEWCRANLAAYKVPRAYEFRDSLPKSAVGKILRRALTEEATRQA is encoded by the coding sequence ATGGAGAGGCCGTGGTTGAAGCACTACCCGCCGGAGGTGCCAAGCACCTACGAGTATCCGCGCGAGAACCTGGCATCGTTTTTGTTGCACTCGGCGGAGGCTTACCCCGATCGGCCTGCCCTGTGGTTCTTCGGATACAAAATGACCTACCGCGAGCTGTTGGATGCCTGCTGCCGCTTTGCCAACGCGATGCGAGCGATTCCCCTGAACAAGGGGGATCGCCTCGCCATCATGTTGCCCAACTGCCCGCAGGCCGTGATCGCGTATTATGGGGCGCTGTTGGCCGGGTTGACGGTGGTCCAGCACAACCCGATGTACACGCCGCGCGAGCTGAAGCATCAACTGGAGGACTGCGGCGCCAGGGTACTGGTGACGCTCGACGAGCTGTGGCCTCGGGTCGAAGCGGTGGAAGGCGAGTTGCCGGTGGAGCACTATGTGGTGACGTCGATCCGAGATTATCTCCCGCCGGTGAAATCGCTTTTGTATCCACTGCAGCAGAGCCGGCAGGGCGGGGTACCGAAGGTGCCATACGGCACGCGTGTGCTGGCGTGGAAGCATTGCCTCGCGAACGCGTCGGCTGAATTGCCGAAGGTCGAGGTCGATCCGATGGAGGACATTGCGCTCATCCAGTACACCGGGGGGACAACCGGGGTACCGAAAGGCGCGATGCTGACGCATTACAATCTCGTGGCGAACGCGATCCAGAGCGCGCTGTGGACGTACAAGCTGCAACGAGGCAAGGAGCGGTATCTCGCCGTACTGCCGTTCTTCCACGTGTTTGGCATGACCGTTCTCATGAATCAGTCCATGTACACGGGCGGCATGTTGATTCTGGTGCCTCGCTTTCAGGCGGAACAGGTGCTGAAGCTCATCCACGAGTTCAAGCCGACCGTTTTTCCGGGCACGCCCACCATGTACATCGCGCTGATGAATCACCCGGATCGACCTCGCTACGACCTTTCGTCCATCGAAGTTTGCGTGAGCGGCGCGGCTCCGCTTCCGCACGAGGTGCAGGCGCAGTGGGAAAAGCTCACGGGCGGCAAGCTCGTCGAAGGCTACGGCTTGACCGAAGCGTCGCCCATCACGCACGCGAACAACTTCTGGGCCGAGCGCAAGCCGGGTTCCATCGGCATTCCCTTCCCGGACACCGATGCGCAGGTGGTCGATCCCGACGGAAACCCGCTGCCTGTAGGCGAGATCGGCGAACTCGCGGTGCGCGGCCCGCAGGTCATGAAGGGATACTGGAATCGTCCAGATGAAACCGCTTCGGTGCTGCGGAATGGGTGGCTATTCACCGGAGATCTTGCGAAGATGGACGAGGACGGCTATTTCTATATTGTCGATCGCAAGAAGGACATCATCATCGCGGGCGGATACAACATCTACCCGCGCGAAGTGGAAGAGGTCTTGTACGAACATCCCGCCGTCGCGGAGGCGGCTGTGGTCGGCGTGGAAGATCCGTATCGCGGCCAGACGGTGAAGGCGTTTATCCAGCTGAAACCGGGCATGCAGGTCACGGAACAGGAGCTGGACGAGTGGTGCCGGGCCAACTTGGCCGCGTACAAAGTTCCACGGGCATACGAGTTCCGAGACAGTCTGCCGAAGTCGGCTGTGGGAAAAATCCTTCGCCGTGCGCTCACGGAGGAGGCCACCCGACAGGCGTGA